From one Bacteroides eggerthii genomic stretch:
- the truA gene encoding tRNA pseudouridine(38-40) synthase TruA — protein sequence MQRYFIYLAYDGTAYHGWQIQPNGASVQECLMKALSTLLRREVEVVGAGRTDAGVHASLMVAHFDSDAPLDVDFMADKLNRLLPPDISVYRLRAVRPDAHARFDATARMYKYYVTTAKMPFDRQYRCRLFQTPDFERMNEAAQTLFEYTDFTSFSKLHTDVKTNNCKIMHAAWTQVDEVTWVFTIQADRFLRNMVRAVVGTLLEVGRGKLTVEGFRRIIEQKDRCRAGTSVPGNALFLVDVTYPEEAFISG from the coding sequence GTGCAACGATATTTTATTTATTTAGCTTACGACGGTACAGCCTATCATGGCTGGCAAATCCAGCCTAACGGCGCGAGTGTGCAGGAATGTTTAATGAAGGCGCTCTCCACCTTGTTGCGGCGTGAAGTGGAAGTTGTGGGTGCAGGACGCACCGATGCCGGAGTGCATGCTTCCTTAATGGTGGCTCATTTTGATAGTGATGCTCCGCTGGATGTGGATTTCATGGCGGACAAGCTGAATCGCTTGCTTCCGCCGGACATTTCCGTTTACCGTCTGCGGGCTGTGCGTCCCGATGCTCATGCGCGTTTTGATGCTACGGCACGCATGTATAAATATTATGTCACTACCGCTAAGATGCCTTTCGATCGTCAGTATCGTTGCCGCCTGTTTCAAACTCCCGATTTTGAACGGATGAATGAGGCTGCACAGACTTTGTTTGAATATACGGACTTCACCAGTTTCAGTAAGCTGCATACTGATGTCAAGACTAACAATTGTAAAATAATGCATGCAGCTTGGACACAGGTGGATGAAGTGACTTGGGTGTTTACCATTCAGGCAGACCGTTTCCTGCGGAATATGGTGCGTGCGGTGGTAGGTACGTTGCTTGAGGTAGGCCGGGGTAAACTCACTGTCGAAGGTTTCCGCCGTATCATTGAGCAGAAAGACCGGTGCCGGGCTGGAACTTCTGTGCCCGGTAATGCGTTGTTCTTGGTTGATGTTACCTATCCCGAAGAAGCTTTCATTAGCGGTTAG
- a CDS encoding DMT family transporter: MWLLLAFLSAALLGFYDAFKKQALKDNAVLPVLFLNTVFSSLIFLPFILISAFTPAVLSGTMFDVPVVGWDVHKFVIIKSFIVLSSWIFGYFGMKHLPLTIVGPINATRPVMVLVGAMLVFGERLNLYQWIGVMLAVLSFFMLSRSGKKEGIDFKHNKWILFIVLAAVTGAVSGLYDKYLMKQLPPMVVQSWYNIYQVFIMCPIILLLWYPKRKESTPFRWDWTIIGISVFLCAADFVYFYALSYEDSMISIVSMVRRGSVVVSFLFGALFFREKNLKSKAVDLILVLIGMFFLYLGSK, translated from the coding sequence ATGTGGTTATTATTAGCCTTTCTCTCGGCAGCATTGCTGGGATTTTATGATGCCTTCAAGAAACAGGCACTTAAAGATAATGCCGTACTTCCGGTCTTGTTTCTGAATACGGTGTTCTCCAGTTTGATATTCCTTCCGTTTATTCTCATATCGGCTTTTACTCCTGCGGTATTAAGCGGTACGATGTTCGATGTTCCTGTTGTGGGGTGGGATGTGCATAAGTTTGTTATCATCAAGTCTTTCATTGTGCTGTCCTCGTGGATATTCGGATATTTCGGGATGAAGCATCTGCCGCTTACCATTGTGGGGCCGATCAATGCGACGCGTCCCGTAATGGTGCTTGTGGGAGCCATGCTCGTATTTGGTGAGCGGCTGAATCTTTACCAATGGATAGGTGTGATGCTGGCGGTGCTGTCCTTTTTTATGTTGAGCCGTTCCGGTAAGAAAGAAGGCATCGACTTTAAACATAATAAATGGATCCTTTTTATTGTGCTGGCGGCTGTGACAGGTGCTGTCAGCGGGCTGTACGATAAGTATCTGATGAAGCAATTGCCGCCTATGGTGGTGCAGTCGTGGTACAATATATATCAGGTATTTATTATGTGCCCCATTATCCTGTTGCTGTGGTATCCCAAGAGAAAAGAGAGCACTCCGTTCCGTTGGGACTGGACTATCATCGGTATATCAGTCTTTCTTTGTGCGGCAGACTTTGTGTACTTCTACGCTTTGAGTTATGAGGATTCCATGATATCTATCGTCTCTATGGTGCGGCGCGGTAGCGTGGTTGTCTCGTTCTTGTTTGGGGCTCTGTTCTTTCGTGAAAAGAATTTAAAAAGCAAGGCGGTGGATCTTATTTTGGTGTTGATTGGAATGTTCTTCCTATATTTGGGGAGCAAATAA
- a CDS encoding GAF domain-containing protein, with the protein MAEDLCISNGSKEEKYRTLLPQIKCLIADENDLIANLANVAAALKETFGFFWVGFYLVKGEELVLAPFQGPVACTRIKKGRGVCGKAWERAETLVVPDVDAFPGHIACSSLSRSEIVVPLLRTGGEVWGVLDVDCESLNGFDDVDAYFLRELCSCL; encoded by the coding sequence ATGGCAGAAGACCTGTGTATCAGTAATGGCAGCAAGGAAGAAAAGTATCGTACGTTGCTTCCGCAAATTAAGTGTTTGATTGCAGATGAGAATGACCTTATTGCCAATCTTGCCAACGTTGCAGCAGCGCTGAAGGAGACTTTCGGTTTCTTCTGGGTAGGATTTTATCTGGTAAAAGGTGAGGAGTTGGTACTTGCTCCTTTTCAAGGTCCGGTGGCTTGTACGCGGATAAAGAAAGGACGGGGCGTATGCGGAAAAGCATGGGAAAGAGCTGAAACATTGGTTGTGCCGGATGTGGATGCTTTTCCGGGGCATATTGCGTGTAGCTCTTTGTCGCGTTCGGAGATTGTGGTTCCGCTTCTTCGGACAGGTGGGGAAGTATGGGGTGTGCTGGATGTGGACTGCGAAAGTTTGAATGGTTTTGATGATGTGGATGCCTATTTTTTGCGTGAGTTGTGCTCTTGTTTGTAA